In Lathamus discolor isolate bLatDis1 chromosome 1, bLatDis1.hap1, whole genome shotgun sequence, the following are encoded in one genomic region:
- the ADRA2C gene encoding alpha-2C adrenergic receptor yields the protein MDLLLVVNTSLGSPNESLALPPSSPSSSDLLQPPSPYSPAAVASLAAVVGFLIVFTIVGNVLVVIAVLTSRALRAPQNLFLVSLASADILVATLVMPFSLANELMNYWYFGKTWCNIYLALDVLFCTSSIVHLCAISLDRYWSVTQAVEYNLKRTPRRIKAIIVTVWLISAVISFPPLISMYRDPEGDSFPQCKLNDETWYILSSCIGSFFAPCLIMVLVYIRIYRVAKLRTRTLSEKRTMPEGSSQTENGLSRVAGGCTSVRMKLGENGHYSVHHWRKASELEDIELEESSTSESRRRRSREEHPRKSSKSQSFSYSYSSKHSSSRLSRASNRSMQLFSYRRRRKRSSICRKKVTQAREKRFTFVLAVVMGVFVVCWFPFFFSYSLYGICREACEVPETLFKFFFWIGYCNSSLNPVIYTIFNQDFRRSFKHILFKKKKKNFWH from the coding sequence ATGgatctgctgctggtggtgaaCACGAGCCTGGGCTCCCCCAACGAGTCCCTGGCGCTGCCCCCATCCTCGCCGTCCTCTTCTGATCTCCTGCAGCCGCCCTCCCCGTACTCCCCGGCGGCCGTGGCCAGCCTGGCGGCGGTAGTGGGCTTCCTCATCGTCTTCACCATCGTGGGCAACGTGCTGGTGGTGATTGCTGTGCTCACCAGCCGGGCGCTGAGAGCACCCCAGAACCTCTTCTTGGTGTCCCTGGCCAGCGCAGACATCCTGGTGGCTACCCTGGTCATGCCTTTCTCTTTAGCCAACGAGCTTATGAATTACTGGTACTTCGGCAAGACTTGGTGTAACATTTACCTGGCGCTGGATGTGCTCTTCTGCACCTCCTCCATCGTCCACCTGTGCGCCATCAGCCTCGACAGATATTGGTCGGTCACACAGGCGGTGGAGTACAACCTCAAAAGGACCCCCCGGCGGATCAAGGCCATCATCGTCACTGTCTGGCTCATTTCAGCAGTCATCTCCTTCCCTCCATTGATCTCCATGTACCGGGACCCCGAGGGAGACAGTTTTCCCCAGTGCAAGCTGAACGATGAGACATGGTACATCCTTTCTTCTTGCATTGGCTCTTTCTTTGCCCCCTGCCTCATCATGGTGTTGGTCTACATCCGCATCTACCGCGTGGCCAAGCTAAGGACCAGGACCCTCTCTGAGAAGCGTACAATGCCAGAAGGGTCCTCCCAGACTGAGAATGGCTTGAGCCGCGTTGCTGGCGGTTGCACATCCGTGAGGATGAAGCTGGGAGAGAATGGACATTATTCAGTGCACCACTGGCGCAAAGCCTCTGAACTGGAGGACATTGAGCTGGAGGAGAGCAGCACCTCAGAGAGTAGACGGAGGCGGAGCCGGGAGGAGCATCCCCGCAAAAGCAGCAAGAGCCAGTCCTTCTCCTACTCATACTCCTCCAAGCACTCTAGTAGCCGTCTGTCCCGCGCTAGCAATCGCTCCATGCAGTTATTCTCATACCGCCGTCGCCGGAAGCGTAGCAGCATCTGCCGTAAGAAAGTCACCCAAGCCCGGGAGAAACGCTTCACTTTTGTGTTGGCCGTGGTCATGGGGGTCTTTGTAGTTTGCTGGTTCCCCTTTTTCTTCAGCTACAGCCTCTATGGTATTTGCCGGGAGGCGTGTGAGGTCCCTGAGACTCTCTTCAAGTTCTTCTTCTGGATTGGGTATTGCAATAGCTCCCTGAACCCAGTCATCTACACCATCTTCAACCAGGACTTTCGCAGATCCTTTAAACACATTCTTtttaagaagaagaagaagaactTCTGGCATTGA